In Pyricularia oryzae 70-15 chromosome 2, whole genome shotgun sequence, one genomic interval encodes:
- a CDS encoding 3-hydroxyacyl-CoA dehydrogenase type-2 — MKISGRTFVISGGASGLGRACAVDLVAHGANVAVLDINPELGDSLVKELGAEKARFFTVDVTDSGSIGKAVEGSASWAKETGKPFGGVIPAAGVGFPGLILDSKKNPLSLDSFDLVVAINLRGTIDLVRQCLPHIAAAAADGPDGEHGVVIMISSSAAFDGQMGQTAYAASKGALASAALPMARDLSRHGIRVAVIAPGMFETAMTAAMSDKVRNGLEKTLEFPKRGGKPDEFAGLVRHIIENSMLNGVVVRLDGAARMPSKL; from the exons ATGAAAATTTCCGGTCGCACATTTGTCATTTCGGGCGG CGCGTCCGGGCTCGGCCGAGCTTGCGCCGTAGATCTAGTCGCCCACGGCGCAAACGTCGCCGTGCTCGACATCAACCCAGAGCTCGGCGACAGCTTGGTCAAAGAGCTCGGTGCCGAAAAGGCTCGCTTCTTCACTGTAGATGTCACCGACTCCGGGTCGATAGGGAAGGCCGTCGAGGGCTCCGCATCATGGGCAAAGGAGACCGGGAAGCCTTTTGGTGGCGTCATccccgccgccggcgtcggcTTCCCAGGACTG ATTCTGGACTCCAAGAAGAATCCACTTTCATTAGACTCGTTTGATCTCGTTGTTGCCATCAACCTTCGGGGCACCATCGACCTCGTTAGGCAATGCCTGCCCCATATcgcagctgccgccgccgatggTCCTGACGGCGAGCATGGAGTCGTCATCATGATCTCCTCATCGGCAGCATTTGACGGTCAAATGGGACAGACGGCCTATGCAGCCTCCAAAGGTGCCTTGGCGTCGGCCGCCCTGCCCATGGCTCGTGACTTGTCTAGGCACGGTATCAGGGTTGCCGTCATTGCCCCGGGCATGTTTGAGACAGCTATGACGGCTGCCATGTCGGATAAGGTCCGCAACGGCTTGGAGAAGACGCTCGAATTTCCCAAAAGGGGTGGCAAACCGGACGAGTTCGCAGGCCTGGTCAGGCATATTATTGAAAACTCAATGCTCAATGGCGTTGTAGTGAGGCTAGACGGCGCAGCCCGCATGCCCAGCAAACTGTGA
- a CDS encoding pescadillo, whose product MGRIKKKGESGAAKNYITRTQAVRKLQISLPDFRKLCIWKGIYPREPRNKKKVSKSATASTTFYYTKDIQYLLHEPLLAKFRDQKVLEKKISRALGRGDVSDAKRLEGNAARPENTGKPSYTLDHVVRERYPTFVDALRDLDDCLSMLFLFANLPATSSVPAKMIARCERLCLEFQHYLIVSHSLQKSFLSIKGIYYQANIQGEDILWLVPYKFNQRVVGDIDFRIMGTFIEFYMTLLGFVNFRLYTSIGLKYPPKFDATKDDKAADLAAFTLEGAGLTSNGAQPDAIMEGTSESTPDPKLQAKVNKLVKELKSGEDEKPKAITNGEGESETPTDAIDKFEPAAPGGDVLLQPSYSTSDPSQLFANCTIYLSREAPRQALEFILRAFGCKRIGWDEVLGDGAFTTNELDPNITHQIVDRPPVTAVDNDEGEDNQTAQKVGGRVPGRIYVQPQWVWDSINDEELKEPNQYAPGAQLPPHLSPFVKARAGQYDPTVPLEEQQTEAEALKGDSDVEDEEEADGAEADEDDDEAVLAIENGEMDVAGSDDDDDEEDEEADAGFGGFSDAEVDDASEDDEQTSAALQRQIELEAELSGKSVKASEADKQAADPKSKAKQQKRKELQRKAKEEAEDLERAKGMLSKKKRKLFEQMTYSNNKKDAESEKLREKRRRIERKMAKGKAT is encoded by the coding sequence ATGGGCAGAATAAAGAAGAAGGGAGAGTCCGGCGCGGCCAAGAACTACATCACGCGTACCCAGGCTGTGCGCAAGCTGCAGATCAGCCTCCCCGACTTCCGCAAGCTCTGCATCTGGAAGGGAATCTACCCGCGCGAGCCCcgaaacaagaagaaggTTTCCAAGTCCGCGACTGCCTCCACCACCTTCTACTACACCAAGGACATCCAGTACTTGCTCCACGAGCCGCTGCTCGCCAAGTTCCGCGACCAAAAGGTCCTCGAGAAGAAGATCTCGCGCGCCCTTGGTCGCGGCGACGTCTCGGACGCCAAGAGGCTCGAGGGCAatgccgccaggcccgagaaCACTGGAAAGCCCAGCTACACACTCGACCATGTCGTTCGCGAGCGCTACCCGACGTTTGTGGATGCGTTGAGGGACCTGGATGATTGTCTATCCATGTTGTTCCTCTTTGCGAACCTTCCCGCCACCTCATCCGTGCCCGCAAAGATGATTGCGCGCTGCGAGAGGCTGTGTCTCGAGTTCCAGCACTACCTGATTGTGTCGCACAGCCTTCAGAAGTCTTTCCTTTCCATCAAAGGCATTTACTACCAGGCCAACATCCAGGGTGAAGATATCCTCTGGCTGGTGCCGTACAAGTTCAACCAGAGGGTTGTGGGCGACATCGACTTTAGGATCATGGGTACTTTTATCGAGTTCTACATGACCCTTTTGGGCTTTGTCAACTTCAGACTGTACACCTCAATTGGACTCAAGTACCCGCCCAAGTTCGATGCCACCAAGGATGACAAGGCTGCCGACCTCGCTGCGTTCACCCTCGAGGGTGCTGGCTTGACGTCCAACGGCGCACAACCAGATGCTATCATGGAGGGCACTTCTGAGAGCACGCCTGACCCGAAGCTGCAGGCAAAGGTCAACAAACTGGTCAAGGAGTTGAAGAGTGGTGAGGACGAGAAGCCCAAGGCCATCACCAATGGCGAGGGCGAATCAGAGACACCTACAGATGCTATCGACAAGTTTGAGCCAGCAGCTCCCGGCGGCGACGTCCTCCTCCAGCCCTCCTACAGCACTTCCGACCCCTCACAGCTATTCGCCAACTGCACCATCTACCTGTCCCGCGAGGCGCCCCGTCAGGCTCTTGAGTTCATTCTTCGTGCCTTTGGCTGCAAGCGCATTGGCTGGGACGAGGTCCTGGGTGACGGCGCCTTCACCACCAACGAGCTGGACCCGAACATCACCCATCAGATTGTGGACCGGCCGCCCGTTACGGCGGTGGACAATGATGAGGGCGAGGACAACCAGACGGCACAAAAGGTTGGCGGGCGTGTGCCGGGCAGGATATATGTTCAGCCGCAGTGGGTGTGGGACAGCATCAACGAcgaggagctcaaggagCCGAACCAGTATGCGCCGGGCGCGCAACTGCCCCCACATTTGAGTCCCTTTGTCAAGGCGCGCGCGGGTCAATACGATCCCACGGTGCCGCTCGAGGAACAGCAGACGGAAGCAGAGGCGCTCAAGGGCGACAGCGACGTCGAAGACGAGGAGGAAGCAGACGGCGCCGAGGCTGAcgaggatgatgacgaggCTGTGTTGGCTATCGAGAACGGTGAGATGGACGTTGCCGGCTcagatgatgacgacgatgaggaaGATGAGGAGGCCGACGCAGGCTTCGGTGGATTCTCGGACGCTGAGGTCGACGACGCGTCAGAAGACGACGAACAGACATCGGCGGCGCTGCAAAGACAAATAGAGCTCGAGGCCGAGCTTTCGGGCAAGTCCGTCAAGGCCTCAGAGGCCGATAAGCAGGCGGCAGACCCCAAGTCCAAGGCCAAACAGCAGAAGCGCAAGGAGCTGCAGcgcaaggccaaggaggaggccgaggatCTGGAGCGTGCCAAGGGAATGTtgagcaagaagaagaggaagctGTTTGAGCAAATGACATACAGCAATAACAAGAAGGATGCCGAGTCCGAGAAGTTGCGGGAGAAGAGGAGAAGGATCGAAAGAAAAATGGCCAAGGGGAAGGCAACATAG
- a CDS encoding beta-mannosidase, producing the protein MSPTRTITPIDNNWEFKQADKDGAEFLPVAQFPTNVHLDLLHHKLIPDPFIGKNELDVQWIGEAKWTYRTTFSAPKVSSSGDDGVKAVIAFDGLDTFATVLLNGSQILVTDNMFVPERVDVTNEIKEGENELVIHFDSAYLRGWQLVEKYPEHKWGCWNGDVSRLAVRKSQYHWGWDWGPTLMVCGPWRPITLEIYDGRIADLYVETDIPESLDSAKVVAHAVIEGKADRVRLEISLDDNVVATETVPICDSGNTSATFHVQKPSLWYPVRYGKQPLYTVKATLISGEQGFDTVSKRIGLRRAELVQQPLKDQPGKSFFFRINNIPVFCGGSDWIPADNFLPRITAQKYHDWVKLVADGNQFMIRVWGGGIYEEQAFYDACDELGVLVWQDFMFGCGNYPAWPEMRESIKREATENVKLLRHHPSIVIWAGNNEDYQYQESEGLTYDYADKNPDNWLKTDFPARYIYEKILPDVCAELSPDVYYHPGSPWGDGVNTRDPTVGDIHQWNVWHGTQEKYQNFDKLVGRFVSEFGMEAFPSVKTIDAYLPLGKNDPDRYPQSSTVDFHNKAEGHERRIALYLVENMRYAPDPLEQFVYSTQLMQAECLASAYRLWKRQWKGPGREYCAGALVWQINDCWPVTSWSIVDFYLRPKHAYYTVKREMAPLSVGMTRTEHKKAADKYTRVNVKTKVLIEAWGSNLRLDDLTVDVLLKAWDVETGEETFNETVEKGFALPANQSTEILSREVPVRKAGDEGRTVCATYLVDPKDGRQLARYVNWPEPLKYLHFTKPEKLVAELVEGGKFVDVSAEYPVKGVAVECEDDDVVFEDNLVDIVPGEVVRIGVRGAKEDTVITTRYLGMI; encoded by the exons ATGTCGCCAACTCGAACCATAACACCAATCGACAATAATTGGGAGTTTAAACAGGCCGACAAAGATGGCGCCGAGTTTCTCCCAGTAGCCCAATTCCCCACCAACGTTCACCTCGACCTGCTGCACCACAAGCTCATCCCGGACCCCTTCATCGGCAAGAACGAGCTCGACGTGCAGTGGATCGGCGAGGCGAAATGGACCTACAGGACGACGTTCTCGGCCCCAAAGGTGTCGTCGTCGGGTGATGACGGCGTCAAGGCCGTCATCGCCTTTGATGGCCTCGACACCTTCGCCACGGTGCTGCTCAACGGCAGCCAGATTCTCGTCACGGACAACATGTTTGTACCCGAGCGGGTCGACGTGACCAATGAAATCAAGGAGGGCGAGAATGAGCTCGTCATTCACTTTGACAGTGCCTACCTCAGGGGATGGCAGCTGGTCGAAAAGTACCCCGAGCACAAATGGGGTTGCTGGAACGGCGATGTGTCGAGGTTGGCTGTTAGGAAGTCGCAGTACCACTGG GGCTGGGACTGGGGCCCAACTTTGATGGTCTGTGGCCCGTGGCGTCCCATCACCCTTGAGATTTACGATGGCAGAATCGCAGATCTATACGTTGAAACAGACATCCCAGAGAGCCTGGACTCGGCCAAGGTGGTGGCTCATGCCGTGATAGAGGGCAAGGCTGATAGAGTCAGGCTTGAAATTTCCCTTGACGACAATGTAGTCGCCACAGAGACAGTGCCTATTTGTGACTCTGGAAACACCTCAGCTACCTTCCATGTCCAGAAGCCATCTTTGTGGTACCCTGTCAGATATGGCAAGCAGCCGCTGTACACGGTCAAGGCAACACTGATTTCTGGCGAACAAGGCTTTGATACCGTTTCCAAAAGGATTGGCCTAAGGCGGGCAGAGCTGGTCCAACAACCGCTCAAGGACCAGCCAGGCAAGAGTTTCTTCTTCCGCATCAACAACATCCCCGTATTCTGTGGTGGTTCTGACTGGATTCCTGCCGACAACTTCCTCCCTCGCATCACGGCACAAAAGTACCATGACTGGGTTAAGCTTGTGGCTGACGGTAATCAGTTCATGATCCGTGTGTGGGGTGGAGGTATCTACGAAGAGCAAGCCTTTTATGACGCTTGTGATGAGCTCGGAGTCCTGGTCTGGCAGGACTTCATGTTCGGATGCGGGAACTACCCTGCCTGGCCTGAAATGCGTGAATCCATCAAGCGCGAAGCTACAGAGAACGTCAAGCTGCTCCGCCATCACCCGTCTATCGTAATTTGGGCCGGCAACAACGAGGACTACCAATATCAAGAATCAGAAGGCTTAACCTATGACTACGCAGACAAGAACCCGGACAACTGGCTGAAGACAGACTTCCCTGCCCGTTACATATATGAGAAGATCCTGCCAGATGTCTGCGCAGAGCTGAGCCCAGACGTCTACTACCATCCCGGCAGCCCCTGGGGCGATGGCGTCAACACCCGAGACCCCACTGTCGGCGACATACACCAGTGGAACGTGTGGCACGGCACTCAGGAGAAGTACCAAAACTTTGACAAGCTTGTGGGCCGGTTTGTGTCTGAGTTTGGTATGGAGGCTTTCCCGAGCGTCAAGACCATCGATGCATACCTGCCGCTTGGTAAAAACGATCCAGACCGCTACCCACAAAGCAGTACCGTCGACTTTCACAACAAGGCGGAAGGACACGAGCGCCGAATCGCACTGTATCTGGTAGAGAACATGCGTTACGCACCAGACCCGCTCGAGCAGTTCGTCTACAGCACGCAGCTGATGCAAGCCGAATGTTTGGCCAGCGCTTACCGGCTGTGGAAGAGGCAGTGGAAGGGGCCTGGGCGTGAGTACTGCGCCGGTGCGCTGGTGTGGCAGATCAACGACTGTTGGCCCGTTACAAGCTGGAGTATCGTCGATTTTTACCTCCGGCCCAAACACGCGTACTACACTGTCAAGCGGGAAATGGCACCTCTCAGTGTCGGCATGACAAGGACAGAGCACAAAAAGGCCGCCGACAAGTACACGCGCGTCAACGTCAAGACCAAGGTTCTTATAGAGGCATGGGGGAGCAACCTCCGACTGGACGATCTAACTGTTGATGTCTTGCTCAAGGCATGGGACGTCGAAACGGGTGAGGAGACATTCAACGAGACTGTCGAGAAGGGTTTCGCGCTGCCCGCGAACCAAAGCACCGAGATCCTTTCCCGTGAGGTGCCTGTGAGAAAAGCGGGCGACGAAGGCAGGACTGTCTGCGCGACGTACCTTGTTGACCCCAAAGACGGGCGGCAACTGGCACGGTATGTCAACTGGCCCGAGCCGCTCAAGTACCTGCACTTCACCAAGCCAGAGAAGCTCGTGGCAGAGCTGGTTGAAGGTGGGAAGTTTGTTGATGTCAGCGCCGAGTATCCAGTCAAGGGCGTAGCTGTCGAGTGTGAAGATGACGACGTCGTGTTTGAGGACAATTTGGTCGATATTGTTCCCGGCGAGGTTGTCAGAATTGGTGTTAGGGGTGCTAAGGAGGACACAGTCATCACGACAAGGTATTTGGGTATGATTTAA
- a CDS encoding GTP-binding protein YPTC4 has protein sequence MARPKRSNSAASEESTATVRDQELGSMYDYLAKIILLGPSGTGKSCLLHRFVKNEWRVLSSQTIGVEFASKIIKVGTGARRKRIKLQLWDTAGTERFRSVSRSYYRGAAGAVLVYDVTSHSTFDALPAFLNDARALASPNLTLLLAGNKVDLAQDDLMGFGDDADGAPQSSGASQLSSSFPAGTSVASSSSAWGGGGAGLGTQMRASTAPDGREVGAAEASRWASAAGIPVAVEVSALSGEGVDDIFGRLARQILTKIELGEIDPDDPMSGIQYGDAGVSWGPGSDVASIKSSMTGDDGGGTRRRRGRGRKSVMALREWEEVFTLNRGRRGANCC, from the exons ATGGCTCGGCCGAAGAGATCCAACTCTGCGGCGAGCGAGGAGAGCACGGCGACGGTTCGCGATCAG GAGTTAGGAAGCATGTACGACTATCTGGCCAAGATCATCCTCCTAGGACCCAGCGGGACTGGAAA ATCCTGCCTCCTCCACCGCTTCGTCAAGAACGAATGGCGCGTCCTCTCCTCGCAGACCATCGGCGTCGAGTTCGCCTCCAAGATCATCAAGGTCGGCACGGGTGCGCGCCGCAAGCGGATAAAGCTGCAGCTGTGGGATACGGCCGGCACGGAGCGCTTCCGCTCTGTCTCGCGGTCTTACTACCGCGGCGCCGCCGGTGCGGTGCTGGTATACGACGTGACATCGCACTCTACATTTGACGCGCTCCCCGCGTTCCTCAACGACGCGCGCGCCTTGGCGAGCCCGAATCtgacgctgctgctggctggcAACAAGGTCGACCTGGCGCAGGACGACCTGATGGGGTTTGGTGATGACGCGGATGGAGCGCCGCAGTCAAGCGGGGCCAGCCAGCTCTCGAGCAGCTTTCCCGCAGGCACAAGCGTGGCGAGCAGTAGCTCGGCGTGGGGTGGTGGCGGGGCCGGCCTCGGCACGCAGATGCGGGCTTCGACGGCGCCAGACGGGAGGGAGGTCGGCGCGGCCGAAGCGAGCCGGTGGGCGAGTGCCGCGGGGATTCCTGTGGCTGTGGAGGTGTCGGCGCTGAGCGGAGAGGGCGTGGACGACATATTCGGGCGGCTTGCGAGGCAAATCCTGACCAAGATCGAGCTCGGCGAGATCGACCCGGACGATCCTATGAGCGGGATCCAGTACGGAGACGCGGGGGTATCGTGGGGACCGGGAAGCGATGTTGCGAGCATAAAGAGCAGCATGACCGGGGATGATGGAGGGGGTACGAGGAGGCGGCGGGGTCGGGGGAGGAAGAGCGTGATGGCCTTGAGAGAATGGGAAGAGGTCTTTACGCTCAATCGGGGGAGGAGAGGGGCGAATTGTTGTTGA
- a CDS encoding glyoxylate reductase, whose amino-acid sequence MNGSMRFHCCKAEPFARYLSNQQYKTSNRPHEPFTADMSRLKIAVLDDYLETSSSHFGKLDSSVFEVTTFKDTLLPYNGPETTAEVKDELAKRLEPFSIICTMRERTPFPAELVNRLPNLKLLLTTGVRNASLDLTAFRQRGIPVAGAKDKKRGQHDSNAITTGTDSTTEHCVAMIMGLARGLVRDHNAVQAGLWHTGYAVGLSGKTFATLGLGRLGTAVARIMHAAFGMRVVAWSENLTQEKADEQAKGAGLAAENGEGEKTFKVVSREELFRTADVLSIHLVLSQRSRGFVTGKDLSLMKRSAMLVNTSRAGLVVTQDLLKVLESGAIRGAAIDVFDLEPLSAGDAWRTTKWGEDGRSQVLLTPHMGYVEEQTLQDWYEMQVENILRWHKGEELLMPL is encoded by the exons ATGAATGGTAGTATGCGCTTTCACTGTTGCAAGGCGGAACCATTTGCTCGATATCTCTCAAATCAACAATACAAGACATCAAACAGGCCTCACGAGCCATTCACCGCAGATATGTCTCGCCTCAAGATTGCTGTGTTGGATGATTACCTGGAGACTTCGAGTTCACATTTTGGGAAACTTGATAGCTCTGTCTTTGAGGTAACGACATTCAAAGACACATTGCTCCCTTACAACGGCCCGGAGACTACAGCTGAGGTCAAGGATGAGCTTGCCAAACGTCTTGAGCCGTTCTCCATCATTT GCACTATGCGGGAGCGTACGCCATTCCCAGCCGAGCTCGTCAACCGGCTGCCAAACCTAAAGCTCCTCCTAACCACTGGAGTCCGCAACGCGTCGCTCGATCTGACAGCCTTCCGCCAGCGCGGGATCCCCGTCGCCGGcgccaaggacaagaagcgcGGCCAACATGACAGCAACGCCATTACCACGGGGACGGACTCGACGACGGAGCATTGTGTCGCCATGATCATGGGCCTCGCGCGTGGTCTTGTGAGGGACCACAACGCCGTGCAGGCTGGTTTATGGCATACGGGCTACGCCGTCGGCTTATCGGGGAAGACGTTTGCGACTCTAGGGCTGGGGAGGCTGGGAACGGCTGTTGCGCGGATAATGCACGCTGCCTTTGGGATGCGCGTTGTCGCCTGGAGTGAGAATCTAACTCAAGAAAAAGCCGATGAGCAAGCCAAGGGGGCCGGGCTGGCGGCTGAGAACggggaaggggaaaaaacCTTCAAAGTTGTCAGCCGGGAAGAACTTTTCCGGACTGCAGATGTACTCAGTATCCATCTTGTCTTGTCTCAGAGGTCAAGGGGGTTCGTTACGGGGAAGGATTTATCATTGATGAAGCGTAGCGCCATGCTGGTCAACACTTCAAGGGCAGGATTGGTTGTCACTCAGGATCTGCTCAAAGTCTTGGAGAGTGGTGCTATCCGAGGTGCTGCGATAGATGTCTTTGACCTTGAGCCTCTATCGGCAGGAGATGCTTGGAGGACAACAAAGTGGGGTGAAGATGGGCGCAGTCAGGTTTTGCTCACTCCTCATATGGGATATGTCGAGGAGCAAACTCTGCAAGACTGGTATGAGATGCAGGTTGAGAACATCTTGAGGTGGCACAAAGGAGAGGAGTTGCTTATGCCTCTGTGA
- a CDS encoding synaptojanin-1, giving the protein MSLPYRDINVHAAPDSYTFTSPSSPNAPALTIDRPTGDIRLTEGNALSGKRVQRVSSIAGILGIISLRLDKYVIIITKAQPAGRLKGHMVYRIVSTDLLPLRERQIRDAEEDRFLTLVRAFIKDSPMYFSYSVDLTNSFQRQSQHGNNTPLWMRADDRFFWNRFVQTDLINFRYTGSRANPGAQKDVDPFILPVMFGMLEIHRTHFKNTPITLALITRRSRFRAGTRYLNRGLDAEGHAANYNETEQVLVMNDSGDGLGGFAGSSDMQSGKMGGGKEMQIFSYVQTRGSIPAFWAEVNALKYTPKLQVKSIEAALPAAAAHFREQVQIYGDNYLVNLVNQKGREKAAKEAYEEVVQRLSASSTKERTVADQRTDEKFHTIEPTNAQNIFDRLHYIYFDFHAETKGNKLHRAQLLLDQLKDVLEAQGYFCATESAASALDGKMEVRTYQTSVVRSNCMDCLDRTNVVQSILGRHKLDRMFISLGLMAEGRTFKDEDPQFEFLFRNLWADNADMVSKSYAGTGAMKTDMTRMGIRTKAGALQDGNIAITRYFRNNFLDGPRQDSFDIFLGAYQPAAAANIGSGLIFADRRPLLIQAIPYIMGFSSFLVFVALFTKRMPDAAVMPLRLFTLFFFAVSAWCAYFIINNGILYVNWPKLNPRPWAQEGYQDTISKIRRDKIIGPFVAKHERGLSTARYISAEEGKKRVE; this is encoded by the exons ATGTCGCTTCCTTACCGTGACATCAACGTCCATGCGGCGCCGGACTCTTACACATTCAcatcgccgtcgtcgccaaACGCCCCAGCTTTGACCATCGACCGTCCCACAGGAGATATTCGTCTCACCGAGGGAAATGCACTTTCCGGAAAGCGTGTTCAGCGGGTTTCCAGCATTGCAGGTATCCTGGGAATAATCAGCCTCCGACTCG ACAAGtatgtcatcatcatcaccaaaGCGCAGCCGGCAGGCCGTCTCAAGGGGCACATGGTCTACCGGATTGTCTCGACCGATCTTCTCCCTTTGCGCGAGCGTCAAATCCGTGATGCCGAGGAGGATAGGTTCCTCACGCTGGTTAGGGCGTTCATAAAAGACAGCCCCATGTACTTTTCGTACTCTGTCGACCTCACCAACAGCTTCCAGCGCCAGTCCCAGCATGGCAATAATACCCCGCTATGGATGCGCGCCGATGATCGTTTCTTCTGGAACAGGTTCGTGCAGACAGATCTGATCAACTTCCGTTACACCGGCTCGCGCGCCAACCCGGGCGCCCAAAAGGATGTCGACCCTTTCATCCTCCCCGTCATGTTCGGCATGCTCGAGATCCACAGGACACACTTCAAAAACACTCCCATCACCCTGGCTCTGATCACCAGGCGCTCTCGATTCCgcgcgggcacgaggtattTGAACCGGGGTCTCGATGCAGAAGGCCATGCCGCCAACTACAACGAGACAGAACAGGTACTGGTCATGAACGACAGTGGCGATGGCCTAGGCGGCTTCGCAGGCAGCTCGGACATGCAAAGTGGAAAGATGGGTGGTGGCAAGGAGATGCAAATCTTCTCATATGTTCAGACGCGAGGCAGCATCCCGGCTTTCTGGGCCGAGGTCAATGCCCTCAAGTACACGCCCAAGCTTCAGGTTAAGAGCATCGAGGCTGCGCtgcctgcggctgctgccCATTTCAGAGAGCAGGTTCAGATCTACGGCGACAACTATCTAGTCAACTTGGTAAACCAGAAGGGTCGCGAAAAGGCTGCCAAGGAGGCCTACGAAGAAGTGGTCCAGAGACTATCTGCATCTTCGACAAAGGAGCGTACGGTCGCCGATCAACGGACCGACGAGAAATTCCACACAATCGAGCCGACCAACGCGCAGAACATATTTGACAGGCTGCATTATATCTACTTTGACTTCCACGCAGAGACAAAGGGTAACAAGCTTCACCGTGCTCAACTTCTCCTAGATCAGTTAAAGGACGTCCTGGAGGCCCAGGGTTACTTTTGCGCAACGGAATCCGCGGCCTCGGCTCTTGACGGCAAGATGGAAGTACGGACCTACCAGACTTCGGTTGTCCGGTCCAACTGCATGGACTGTCTGGACAGGACAAATGTTGTGCAGTCGATCCTTGGCCGTCACAAGCTCGATCGGATGTTTATCAGCTTGGGACTCATGGCCGAAGGCAGGACATTCAAGGATGAAGACCCACAGTTCGAGTTCCTCTTCCGCAACCTCTGGGCTGACAACGCCGATATGGTGTCCAAGAGCTACGCCGGAACGGGCGCTATGAAGACGGACATGACGCGGATGGGTATTCGCACCAAGGCCGGTGCGCTGCAGGATGGCAACATTGCCATTACCCGGTACTTCAGGAACAACTTCCTCGATGGACCGCGCCAAGACAGCTTTGACATTTTTCTGGGTGCCTACCAGCCTGCCGCGGCGGCCAACATTGGCTCAGGGCTAATCTTTGCCGACCGGAGGCCACTACTCATCCAGGCGATTCCTTACATAATGGGCTTCAGCAGCTTCCTCGTCTTTGTCGCTCTCTTCACGAAGAGGATGCCGGACGCGGCCGTCATGCCGCTGCGTTTGTTTaccttgttcttcttcgCTGTGTCTGCTTGGTGCGCATACTTTATCATCAACAACGGCATATTATAC GTCAACTGGCCCAAGCTGAACCCCCGACCATGGGCTCAAGAGGGTTATCAGGACACCATCAGCAAGATCAGGCGGGACAAGATCATCGGGCCCTTTGTTGCGAAGCACGAAAGGGGCCTCAGCACAGCAAGGTATATCAGCGCTGAGGAGGGGAAGAAGAGGGTCGAGTAG
- a CDS encoding GTP-binding protein ypt5, which yields MATRGPPGARGMGNNRFAQFKLVLLGESAVGKSSIVLRFVKDQFDSYRESTIGAAFLTQTISLDENTTVKFEIWDTAGQERYKSLAPMYYRNANCAVVVYDITQSASLDKAKAWVKELQRQANENIIIALAGNKLDLVTEQPDKRAVPTSEAEAYAREAGLLFFETSAKTAENVRDLFTAIAKKLPLDQAGPRHARPGRGAGVSLNPPEGANTQTNGSCAC from the exons ATGGCCACACGAGGACCTCCCGGCGCCCGCGGCATGGGCAACAACCGCTTTGCGCAGTTTAAGTTGGTGTTGTTGG GCGAGTCGGCTGTTGGCAAG AGTTCTATAGTATTGCGGTTCGTCAAG GACCAGTTTGACTCGTACCGAGAATCCACCATCGGTGCCGCCTTCTTAACACAGACCATCTCGCTTGATGAGAACACCACGGTCAAGTTCGAGATCTGGGACACAGCTGGCCAGGAAAGATACAAGTCTCTGGCTCCCATGTACTACCGGAACGCAAACTGTGCGGTAGTGGTATACGACATTACACAATCT GCTTCTTTGGATAAGGCGAAAGCTTGGGTGAAGGAGCTTCAGAGGCAGGCCAACGAGAACATCATCATTGCGCTCGCAGGCAACAAGCTCGATTTGGTTACGGAGCAGCCGGACAAGAGGGCAGTGCCGACGTCCGAGGCTGAGGCATATGCAAGGGAAGCAGGCCTGCTCTTCTTTGAGACATCAGCAAAGACTGCAGAGAATGTGCGCGATCTCTTCACTGCCATCGCCAAAAAGCTCCCCCTGGACCAAGCCGGGCCCAGGCATGCCAGGCCAGGTCGGGGTGCGGGCGTCAGCCTAAATCCACCCGAGGGTGCCAACACGCAAACCAACGGTTCTTGTGCGTGCTAA